Below is a genomic region from Luoshenia tenuis.
CGGGGCCTATACTCTCCGCACATTTCAATTTAGGGGGAAACAGGGAGAGATAAACGGATTAAGGAGGGGAAACACACATGTCTAAACGTATCTCTATTGTCTTTTGTCTGCTATTGGTCGTAGCGATGGCGTTTTCGATCGTAGGCTGCAATAACCAGCCGGCAGACTCGTCTTCCAGCGCGGCGCCTTCGGGCGAGGCTTCGGCGTCTTCCAGCGCGGCAAGCTCAGAGCCAGTCCACATGGAGTTCTGGGATATGGCCTGGGGCCCGGCAGAGAAGTATCCGCCTACGGCCGAGGCTATTGTAAACAAATATTGCCAAGAGGTAGCGCCCAACGTTTCCATCAACTATACCAATCTGCCCTGGAGCAACTGGTTTGAAACCTATTCAACCGCGGTTGCTTCCAACGGCGCGCCGGACGTGGCTATCGGCGGCGGCTTTATGCCCTTCCAGTTTGCGGTAAACAACGAGGCTGCGGACCTTAAGTGGATCGTAGACGAGTGGAAAAAAGAGGGCACGGATGACGATTTCCTCGAAGGTATGCTGGATTACTACGTGTTCAAAGGCAAAACCGTTGGTATCCCGTTCAACTATGACCCTCGCGTGATGTACATCCGCAAGGACTGGCTGGCCGACAAGGGCCTGTCTATGCCCACGACGTATGAGGAGTTCATCAACGTTGCCAAGGCCTTTACCGAAAGGGATAAGGAGATCTATGGCTTGGCTTTCGGCGTTGTGACCAACTCCGCTGGCCCGTTCAGCTCTACGGCTACCGGCAACGGCGGCATGCTGTACAATAAGGATGGCTCTGCGAATATCAATAGCGACCGTAACCTGCAGGTGATGAAATTCTTCCGTACGCTGAAGGATGAAGGTTGCCTGCCCGACGGTATTGAGAACTACTCCGGCGACGACGCGACCAAGCTGTTCAACGCGGGCAAGGCCGGTATCGTGATCAAATCCTGCGGCGACTATAAGAATGCCAGAACTACGGACGGCTTTACGGCTGACCAGGTTTGCATTCTGCCTCCGCTCAAATCGCCCTCCGGCGTGCAAAAAGAGCAGCTGTGCGTGAATGGTTACATGGTATTTGAACAGTCCCAGCACAAGGAAGAAGCGATGAAGTTCCTCAAATGGTTCTCGGAGAACAGCTCTGATCTGTGGGATCAGGACAAGGGTGGTCAGGATGGTTATCCCGCCCGCTTGAGCTACATGAACGAGATGGACGAGTTCCAGAAGGATTATCGCAAAGACGTGATCGATAACGTGTTGTCCAACGCCATCACGCTGTGCTACCCGCTGATCAGCGGCGTGCCCAGTGCTTCGGCGGCTGAGGGCCAGAAGTACGATATGATCTGCATGCAGGCGGCGCTGACCATGGATGAGGCCGGCATGAAGAAGACGCTGGAAGATCTGCAGGCAGAGTTCCAGAAAACGATTGAGGATCAGGATAAGTAAAAGCAAGCGCTTTTGTTTCCAAATAGAGGAGGCGGTCACCCGCCTCCTCTATTTATGTTTTATTAATATTGTTGTGAACAAATTTGAAAAAATATTTGGCGAATTGATTTTATAGGCGCGGTGGCGCTATAATGTCCACATAAAATCCGCATTCGAGCTAATTTCTAGTCCCGCAAATCTAACGGACGTAAATTTAATTCGTTCATCCCGATTTACCTATTGATACCGATATTCAGCGATAGGAATGTCGCGAATATTCGATATAGCGCAGCTATAAATATAGATTG
It encodes:
- a CDS encoding ABC transporter substrate-binding protein gives rise to the protein MSKRISIVFCLLLVVAMAFSIVGCNNQPADSSSSAAPSGEASASSSAASSEPVHMEFWDMAWGPAEKYPPTAEAIVNKYCQEVAPNVSINYTNLPWSNWFETYSTAVASNGAPDVAIGGGFMPFQFAVNNEAADLKWIVDEWKKEGTDDDFLEGMLDYYVFKGKTVGIPFNYDPRVMYIRKDWLADKGLSMPTTYEEFINVAKAFTERDKEIYGLAFGVVTNSAGPFSSTATGNGGMLYNKDGSANINSDRNLQVMKFFRTLKDEGCLPDGIENYSGDDATKLFNAGKAGIVIKSCGDYKNARTTDGFTADQVCILPPLKSPSGVQKEQLCVNGYMVFEQSQHKEEAMKFLKWFSENSSDLWDQDKGGQDGYPARLSYMNEMDEFQKDYRKDVIDNVLSNAITLCYPLISGVPSASAAEGQKYDMICMQAALTMDEAGMKKTLEDLQAEFQKTIEDQDK